Within Vicia villosa cultivar HV-30 ecotype Madison, WI linkage group LG1, Vvil1.0, whole genome shotgun sequence, the genomic segment AACAAATGAAGATGTGCAACTATTTTCCATAAAACAAAGATAACTTGATTCTATTCAATGTAATATTTTCTCTGCAGGATGAAACTTATGCTATTTTGTAGGGTATTTTCACATGATTTGCTTCTTTCTTTCCCTAATAAAAGCAACTCTAATGCAGTATTCTAAAATTTTAATATCAGTTAAgactattttctttatatttttctgcATTGGAGTTGAGTGACATGAGGACAGTCGCCAATATGTCGGATGAGTTTCCATTGCCTTCAATTCTGAGACCCTATTGTTGAGTATGAGTCAACTGAGAAGCGTAGTCTGTAGAAGCAGGCTTAGTCACACTTGGCCGAGCTGCGCAGACACATATTGTTTTGTTGTTTGCAATTTAGTTCTTAATGCATTGGAATGCTCGGTTGATCCGGCTCCCGCATCTCAACGAGAAACATCACATATTTATCCAAAATGTTTAGACATTAGATATACAAcctctcttataaatccaacattctACTCATTCATTCATAGATGTGAGACTTTGATTCATCAAGTAATTGCAATGTGCAAGATAAAGCACAAAATAGTtatagagaaggaaaagaaagtgTGGCATTTCAAAAATTGGCTGCCAGATTGAGGATCACCTATTGGATTGAGACTTCACCTCTTAAGAATAATGTTTTCACTATAATGTCTATTTAAAAGTGATAATAATCAATTATAAATGTTTACAATGAAGATTATAGTTTGTCAAATAAAATTTCTTTCACCAAAACAATATTTTTCGGTTTTTACATGAACAAAATCAGAAAAGTGTTCACACATCACAAGCTCTCAAACAACAATCTTCCCATGACAATACAAAAAACGAAACCaagaaattcaaaaaacaaaacaGCCTTCAAATGATTTACTCTTCATCAACTGATCATGGCTAGTGCAGCAACAAAAAGGGACACAAACATTGTTCCATGAAAGCCAATCAAAATGTTAGCACCAGAAGTAGCCTTAGTTGTCGCACCCTGATCATCATCTGAAGATGAATCCTTAGCACCCTTAGGTGCTTTTGCTATAGTAGGAGCCGGAGCTAGAGCTTTAGGCTTAGAGAAATCCAGAGGAACAAGCACCTTATCAACATGATATATAGCAAGTGTCTTATCAGAATATACAATCCCTGTGAGTGTAGCATTAACAGATCCGGTTGAAATATTCACATTGTTTCCATAAGCAGTCACATTCATCTGATAACCAGAAGGACTATCACTTGCAAGAGTGAGCACAGGGTTACTTAGTGAATCAAAATTTGAGCTGGAAACATAAACAGGAAGAACATGAAACTGTATCAGTTCTTTCTGTTGGCGTTCGCCGAGGGAATTGAAGTATCCGGCTTTGAGCTGCGAAAAAGCACCGTCGTCTGGTGCAAGAATGGTTAAACCGCCGGATTTTGTTGTGACCAGCTGCGCATTGATTTGGTTGATGATTTGCGTGGTTTTGAGCAAGCGGATTAGGGTGTTGAATGATTTAGCTTTCCTTAGGATTTTGATAATGTCTTGACCGGACGAAGAATCGGAGGAGGGTGATTGAGGTAATGAAGGGACTAATGGTTTTGCTGGTGCTGCTGCTGGAGCTGGTGTGGCAGGGGCAGGTTTTGCTGGAGGTTTAGGTGCTGCTGCTGGTGATTGAGCTGAAGTATTGATGAAAAATATATGAGCAGATAGTACTAAGACAGAAAAGAAGATGATTTGCTTCATCTTCTTATTAGTGATTGAATTTGGAAGTTATATTAGATAGTTTTGATTGTTTTGGAAAGGTGATAATGATAGATATATAAGATTTTAATGCTATGCGTAGTATTTGGTTTGTGGAAGTGTAATATTAGAGAGTGGTTTTATAGATGCTACTAGTGAGGGATGATTAGGTGAAAGGTTTTTGCAATATGAAGGTATGAAGATAAGCAATAATAGAAGTATGATATGAGGGTATAGCTTATATGTCTTGTTGGAGATTAAGGTGgtacatcaaacaaaataaaggtGACTGAAAATGAATATGGGATTTGATTTTGCTGCTGTAGTGTGGCCACAAACTTTTGTAAAATcaatatacaaataaaaacaaaaatatgacACAAGATAAAAACACATTTTTCTACTAAAAAAAATCCACTCAAAAAAGTTAAAGATACTAGTTTATGAGTATATTTTGTATTcataaaaatttagagaatttctttgtCCACCTTtcaaccttctaggtcacctctggtgaaaaaccatatatacccctgacttcggaaatgcatttccaaaatgcaagaaaaaggtgttttcggagatgcatctccgaaagcgcctttttttttcaaaatttgtcttatttcggaaatgcattttcgaaaacaccatttcggaagttcatttccgaaatactgcgcgttttgcagatttagcaaaacagcccccatcccccattcattttaccctaatcttcttccaaactcagccTCTCTTCAAGttttctgcaaaagcaagtgtgaagtatcagagattgccaaaatcttcttccaatctcaacctaaatcatctcaaactctattagtggtaagtttatcaaattttttcaatttttagatccattattcatatctctattagggtgtttagaaattgcaaaaatcacattaaggtaggttggtactgctatttaggttgtttacaATGAATAAAAGTAgttttaatttagggttttggggtctgccatggaagttgcagaaaacttcatcgcagggatgtttcggaagttcattttcgaaaacacctccattcccaatttcggaaatgaacttccgaagtgtatcagaaatgcatttttttagttttttctgttgtctcgcatattaatcgatttcaattgttttcaggaacatgtcaggcaaccaagcacgcatcagacagggtagagagacccagactgcgtcggctagacgcgagcgggcggcggcgcagctggcgtcgacccagggacggcgGCAGGGctggggacgacgtgtgcgagttcccgtggagatggacgagggtacctctacatctggatcgaggagtcgtctggctcgggtatcttcttcccgccagcgagaggaggaggaggcggaggaggaggcagtgacataccacgaggcggaggaggtaccggatgttgaccctccacacggggaggaggaggagtaggaggagggctacccaggAGGGCCTAGTGACACTTTCgtgctgattacctaccacgagcacgttgctcggcgtatctgggagggagaggtattttttataatttgtccgactatattatttaaccgtttataatttagccgtttattcaatattttcttaacggtctatttaacatacttttttatttgttttttttgtaacaggagaaagagcctttgaaaatggtgaccactcccggaaggttttcagtctgtttaaaccaactgctgagtggtttaacgacgcggtgagagctttagggcttagtgggctctgcatgacggggtatatcACCATCAGACACGGCATGCAGGGGGGCTTTATGGAGcggtggcacagggagacgtcttctttccacttaccagttggggagatgacgatcaccttgcatgatgtgcagtgtcttctccacctgccgatcaaggggggcgctgttgcaccactcccggatccagaggatcgaagccagtgagtggatggcgctctatttgggtatggagcccgaagttgctgactatgagtgcatcacgacatctgggcctcatatccggttcaccatactgagcacttatttcgagcaccacctggaggCGGCGGCCGAagccgaggatgcgggtgacgacctatttacacattatcaccgtggatgcgctctccggtgctggtacatgtttgtggtaggcgctgcaatctttgtggacaagagtgcaaggtacgtcgatgtgacctacctccgctacttcatggacttgactaccattcaccagtggaaatggggggcagctactctggcatacctataccagaagctgaaagaggcctccaactggaggacgaggcagttgaccggatcctgcacactacttacggtacgtttcattttaattgtttcgtatttatttatgtttcgtatttatttttaatacattatcgtgtttgtgtttcagagctggatcatctcttacttctcccgcatccacggcttccacctTGATCATGAGTATGATGACGCCATGCCCAgagccgccagatacgttctccagagggagaacaatgcag encodes:
- the LOC131622291 gene encoding fasciclin-like arabinogalactan protein 12 yields the protein MKQIIFFSVLVLSAHIFFINTSAQSPAAAPKPPAKPAPATPAPAAAPAKPLVPSLPQSPSSDSSSGQDIIKILRKAKSFNTLIRLLKTTQIINQINAQLVTTKSGGLTILAPDDGAFSQLKAGYFNSLGERQQKELIQFHVLPVYVSSSNFDSLSNPVLTLASDSPSGYQMNVTAYGNNVNISTGSVNATLTGIVYSDKTLAIYHVDKVLVPLDFSKPKALAPAPTIAKAPKGAKDSSSDDDQGATTKATSGANILIGFHGTMFVSLFVAALAMIS